The DNA segment CGGAAGAAGAAACTCTCTGAGCTGGTGCAGGAACTCTTCGACGAATTCGGCCCGCATCACTTCTTCCGCATCGACCTGCACACCACCGACGAAAAGAAACAAGCGGCCCTGGACCATCTTCGTCAGACAGGGGGTCTGAAAGAGGTGGCCGGCGACGCCGTACGTGATGTGCAGACGCTCGATGGCTTTAAGCATATTACCGACCGCGGCTGGGTGCTGATCCGGCCTTCAGGTACTGAGCCGCTCCTGCGCGTCTATGCCGAGGCACCCACGCCTGAGCTGGCCGAAGCCTATGTGCACCACGCCATCGAACAATTAGGCTTTGCCGAAGTGGCCGCCCACTGATCGCCCCCTGTTCCCATACCGCAACGCCAGGCCCGACAGGCCTGGCGTTTTTTCTTTCAGCGCTGAGGCGTATGGGCAAAGCGCCGCCCCAGTTCGGCGCAGAGCTGTTCCAGGTAGTGCTGATCAATGGCATTAAAGGCGGCCGGTTCGTCGGAATCAACGTCCAGCACAGCCAGCAGGCGACCGTCTGGCGTCAGCACGGGCACGACGATTTCCGACTGCGTGGTCGATGAGCAGGCAATATGGTCCGGGAACCGGTGCACGTCGGGCACGAGCTGGGTCTGACGCGTGCGAGCAGCTGCCCCACACACGCCCCGGCAGAAGGGAATGCGCAGGCATCCATGCGTGCCCTGGTAGGGGCCTACAATGAGCAGATCGTCGGAAACCGCCCGGTAAAACCCGGTCCAGTGATAGTAATCGAAGGCGTGGTGCAGCGCGCAGGCTACCGTCGCCATCGCGGCGATCCAGTCCGTTTCGCCTTCGAGCAGAGCGTCGATATGCTGGAGCACCGTTTCA comes from the Rhodothermus profundi genome and includes:
- a CDS encoding GAF domain-containing protein, whose translation is MAVSLQALSPLSVDAGGSERARHYETVLQHIDALLEGETDWIAAMATVACALHHAFDYYHWTGFYRAVSDDLLIVGPYQGTHGCLRIPFCRGVCGAAARTRQTQLVPDVHRFPDHIACSSTTQSEIVVPVLTPDGRLLAVLDVDSDEPAAFNAIDQHYLEQLCAELGRRFAHTPQR